Proteins co-encoded in one Christiangramia fulva genomic window:
- the thrA gene encoding bifunctional aspartate kinase/homoserine dehydrogenase I, which yields MQVLKFGGSSLASPDRVKLVAKTVQQHLENDSVISIFSAFGGVTNDLLLMAELAAREDQAYKEILEKNEKRHLEAVRELIPVTSQSAILSKVKNEFNRLETLFEGVFLLNELSDKTRHVISGFGEILSSLIIAEYFKSQGVDSQFVDSRELIVCKNTNEKVQVNYEKTYANLQAFFKNNRTGLFVAPGFVARNEQGVPSTLGRGGSDFTAAIFAGALDTDKVIIYTDVNGMFTANPSLVPHAYSLHDISYEEAMELSHFGAKVLYPPTLQPLLDKNIEIHIKNTFAPDQPGTVISKSSKKNFRWVTGITHIDSIKLLNIEGSGMVGIPGFSKRFFEILFQENVNVVLITQASSEHSICIAVKADEAEIAKTALDEAFEAEIKLNKIKPVEIEDNVAIIALVGDRMKSHHGLSGKMFSALGNNNINIRAIAQGSSERNISAVIAKKDVVKALNTLHEQFFEVPSKELNLFITGVGNVGSKLIDQLKKQEDYLLEKLRLKVRVLGLSNSRKMIFDEDGLDLENWQKLLEKGEKANKQEFFNQVKQLNLRNSIFVDNTASPEISEWYKHYLANSISVVTCNKIACADSYENYANLQNLAREYGASFQYETNVGAGLPIIDTLQNLVASGDRIRKIQAVLSGSLNFVFNNYDTSEPFYKVVEQAMKEGYTEPDPKIDLSGVDVARKILILARESGLKLELEDIESEDFLSQESLNSENNEEFFRILKEDEPKFKEIYQHAIDKDAELKYVAQLEDGKAKVGLQEVGPQHPFANLSGSDNIVLFFTDRYPQQPLIVKGAGAGAEVTASGIFADIIRIGKK from the coding sequence ATGCAAGTCCTGAAATTTGGAGGTTCTTCGTTAGCCTCACCAGACCGGGTAAAACTGGTTGCAAAAACTGTTCAGCAACACCTCGAAAATGATTCTGTCATCAGTATATTTTCGGCTTTTGGTGGTGTTACCAACGATCTTTTACTAATGGCCGAATTGGCTGCGCGAGAAGATCAGGCCTATAAAGAAATCCTTGAAAAAAATGAGAAAAGGCACCTTGAAGCGGTGAGGGAACTGATTCCCGTAACTTCTCAGAGCGCGATCCTCAGCAAGGTAAAAAATGAATTTAATCGTCTTGAGACTTTATTTGAAGGAGTTTTTCTTCTGAATGAGCTTTCAGATAAGACCCGGCATGTCATTTCCGGTTTTGGGGAAATTTTAAGCTCTTTGATTATCGCCGAATATTTTAAAAGCCAGGGAGTGGATAGTCAGTTTGTGGATTCCCGTGAACTTATTGTATGTAAAAATACCAATGAAAAGGTGCAGGTCAATTATGAAAAGACCTACGCTAATCTTCAGGCATTTTTTAAAAATAACCGCACGGGTCTATTTGTAGCTCCCGGTTTTGTAGCTCGCAATGAACAGGGAGTTCCGAGTACATTGGGCCGCGGAGGATCAGATTTTACCGCTGCGATTTTTGCCGGCGCTCTTGATACTGATAAAGTTATAATTTACACCGATGTAAATGGAATGTTCACCGCAAATCCGAGCCTTGTGCCGCATGCGTATTCGCTGCATGACATTTCTTACGAAGAAGCCATGGAACTCTCTCATTTTGGTGCTAAAGTGCTTTATCCACCAACGCTTCAGCCTTTATTAGATAAGAATATTGAAATTCATATCAAGAATACTTTTGCCCCCGATCAACCGGGAACGGTCATTTCGAAATCCAGCAAGAAGAATTTTCGCTGGGTTACCGGAATAACTCATATAGATTCTATTAAATTGCTTAACATCGAAGGCAGCGGGATGGTTGGTATTCCCGGATTTTCAAAACGGTTTTTCGAGATTCTTTTTCAGGAAAACGTAAATGTGGTGCTGATCACTCAGGCTTCTTCTGAACACAGTATTTGTATTGCCGTGAAAGCTGATGAGGCTGAAATTGCCAAAACGGCCCTCGATGAAGCCTTTGAAGCTGAAATAAAATTGAATAAGATCAAACCCGTAGAAATTGAAGATAATGTTGCGATCATCGCTTTGGTGGGCGATCGCATGAAAAGCCACCATGGTTTAAGCGGAAAAATGTTCAGCGCCCTCGGGAACAATAACATCAATATTCGCGCAATTGCACAGGGTTCTTCAGAAAGGAATATTTCAGCAGTGATCGCTAAGAAAGACGTGGTAAAAGCACTAAACACGCTTCATGAGCAGTTTTTTGAAGTTCCTTCCAAAGAGCTCAACCTGTTCATAACCGGCGTTGGTAATGTTGGAAGTAAACTTATCGATCAGCTGAAAAAACAGGAAGATTATCTGCTTGAAAAACTGAGATTAAAAGTGCGAGTGCTGGGATTATCGAATTCCCGAAAAATGATATTTGATGAAGATGGTCTTGATCTCGAAAACTGGCAGAAATTACTTGAAAAGGGTGAGAAAGCCAATAAACAGGAATTCTTCAACCAGGTTAAACAGTTGAACCTGCGTAACAGTATTTTTGTTGATAATACCGCCAGTCCCGAAATTTCAGAATGGTATAAGCATTATCTCGCCAATTCTATTTCGGTAGTGACCTGTAATAAGATCGCCTGTGCCGATTCTTATGAAAATTACGCCAACCTGCAGAACCTCGCCAGGGAATATGGAGCTTCATTTCAATATGAAACCAATGTGGGCGCGGGATTACCTATTATCGATACGCTGCAAAACCTGGTAGCTTCAGGTGACAGGATCAGGAAGATACAGGCGGTACTTTCGGGAAGTCTGAACTTTGTTTTTAATAATTACGATACTTCTGAGCCCTTTTATAAAGTTGTGGAGCAGGCGATGAAGGAAGGTTATACTGAACCAGACCCAAAGATAGATCTAAGCGGTGTGGATGTAGCGCGTAAAATTCTGATTCTTGCCCGCGAAAGCGGATTAAAACTGGAACTTGAAGATATTGAAAGCGAAGATTTCCTTTCCCAGGAGAGTCTTAATTCTGAAAATAACGAAGAGTTCTTCCGAATTTTAAAAGAAGATGAGCCTAAATTTAAAGAGATCTATCAGCATGCGATAGATAAAGATGCCGAGCTGAAATATGTCGCGCAATTGGAAGACGGAAAAGCAAAAGTCGGACTCCAGGAAGTGGGACCTCAGCATCCCTTTGCCAATCTTAGCGGAAGCGATAATATCGTGCTGTTTTTTACCGATCGTTATCCGCAGCAGCCGCTCATTGTAAAAGGAGCCGGGGCGGGAGCTGAGGTGACTGCATCTGGAATTTTTGCAGATATCATTAGAATAGGAAAGAAATAA
- a CDS encoding peptidase M61, whose product MRKLIMGLAGAMMLFSCKTRQVNTPEQPITATINLVDVQNDKVQVSVDPDRFTSDTTTFFIPKTVPGTYSTDNYGKFSENFKAFDYKGREMKFKKLDENSWMITHAKDLDKVTYLVNDSFDWENEGGLYSMAGTNILKDKNFLLNLHGFVGYFKGMKEKQYKLVIERPSDLIPGTSLKVSTTTADDAENTKTDIYNINRYFEVIDHPIMYAEPDTVHIDAQGMDVILDVYSPNDKFSAQDLKPAVSRMIRAQKRFMGDINTTDKYAILLYLAEEDKPDARNFGALEHHTSTVVVLSESMTKPALEESLTDIVSHEFFHTITPLSIHSKEIHYFDYNDPKMSEHLWMYEGVTEYFANLFQVNQGLISNQEFYDRMVEKIQTSRHFDNSMSFTEMSRNILKDPYKDNYYNVYLKGALIGMALDLRLRELSGGKMGVLELMKKLSEKYGKDKPFSDEELIPTIVDLTYPQIQDFFDKYVTGTTPIPYYEFFAKAGLEEEMVMSEVGYFLNGQTPYVFADRQTGDIYFRDDIELNSFLKGLGVKGGDVLKYINGEEYTSQNIFELIKETETWTVDAPITMTVIRDGKEITLEGRIVTPMDKTKKLVENQNADGDEIEIRHAWLKG is encoded by the coding sequence ATGAGAAAATTAATTATGGGGCTTGCAGGGGCAATGATGCTGTTTTCCTGTAAGACCCGGCAAGTTAACACCCCGGAGCAGCCCATCACTGCTACGATCAATCTGGTAGATGTCCAAAATGATAAAGTTCAGGTAAGCGTAGATCCTGACAGGTTTACCAGCGACACCACCACTTTTTTTATTCCTAAAACCGTTCCCGGCACCTATTCTACCGATAACTACGGAAAGTTTTCTGAAAATTTTAAGGCATTCGACTACAAAGGCCGTGAAATGAAATTCAAAAAGCTCGACGAAAACAGCTGGATGATCACCCATGCGAAAGATCTCGATAAGGTGACTTATCTGGTGAATGACTCTTTCGATTGGGAAAATGAAGGCGGCTTATATTCCATGGCCGGCACAAATATTTTAAAGGATAAGAATTTCCTTTTAAATCTTCACGGTTTTGTGGGCTATTTTAAAGGAATGAAAGAAAAACAGTATAAACTGGTAATTGAAAGGCCTTCTGATCTGATCCCCGGCACTTCGTTAAAAGTTTCAACTACTACGGCTGATGACGCTGAAAATACTAAAACCGATATTTACAATATCAATCGTTATTTTGAGGTGATCGATCATCCTATCATGTACGCCGAACCGGATACAGTTCATATTGACGCACAGGGAATGGATGTTATTCTGGATGTTTATTCTCCCAATGACAAGTTTAGCGCACAGGATCTTAAACCTGCGGTTAGCCGAATGATCAGGGCACAGAAACGATTTATGGGTGATATCAATACCACCGATAAATATGCTATTCTGCTTTACCTTGCGGAAGAAGATAAGCCTGACGCACGAAATTTTGGTGCCTTAGAGCATCATACTTCAACAGTAGTGGTACTTTCAGAATCTATGACAAAACCGGCTCTTGAAGAATCCCTTACCGATATAGTTTCGCACGAATTCTTCCATACCATAACGCCTCTCTCGATTCATTCCAAAGAGATCCATTATTTCGATTATAACGATCCGAAAATGTCTGAACATTTATGGATGTACGAAGGAGTAACCGAATATTTTGCCAATTTGTTCCAGGTAAATCAGGGCCTAATCTCCAATCAGGAGTTTTATGACCGGATGGTAGAAAAAATTCAGACTTCCAGGCATTTTGACAATTCCATGTCTTTTACTGAAATGAGCCGGAATATCCTCAAAGATCCTTATAAAGACAATTATTATAATGTCTATTTAAAAGGCGCACTCATTGGAATGGCTCTTGACCTCCGCCTTCGTGAATTAAGCGGCGGAAAAATGGGAGTGCTCGAGCTAATGAAAAAGCTCAGTGAAAAGTACGGAAAGGATAAACCTTTCAGCGATGAGGAATTAATTCCGACCATTGTAGATTTGACCTATCCTCAAATTCAGGATTTCTTTGATAAATATGTAACCGGCACTACTCCTATTCCATATTATGAATTTTTTGCCAAGGCTGGACTGGAAGAAGAAATGGTTATGAGTGAAGTGGGTTATTTCCTGAATGGCCAAACTCCTTACGTTTTTGCCGATCGGCAAACCGGAGATATCTATTTTCGGGATGATATTGAGCTCAATTCCTTTTTAAAAGGCCTTGGAGTTAAAGGTGGCGATGTTCTGAAATATATAAATGGTGAAGAATATACTAGTCAAAATATTTTTGAACTGATAAAAGAAACAGAAACATGGACCGTAGATGCGCCTATCACTATGACTGTAATTCGCGATGGTAAAGAGATTACACTTGAAGGCAGGATTGTAACCCCCATGGACAAAACGAAAAAACTGGTTGAAAATCAAAATGCCGATGGAGACGAGATCGAGATCCGTCACGCCTGGCTAAAAGGATAA
- a CDS encoding homoserine kinase produces the protein MKEIKVFAPATVANLSCGFDVLGCCLDNVGDEMIIRENDLNEVRITKITGQDLPMEADKNVAGVAVKSLLTRLGSDKGFDIEIDKKILPGSGIGSSAASSAGAVYAVNYLLGEPYTLKELIPFAMAGEMLASGNAHADNVAPALLGGFSLIRSYEPLEVISLPVPPDLKMVILHPLIEIKTRDSRSIIKQNVSLRNAISQWGNLGAFVSALYSNDYELLGRSLKDEIVEPVRSILIPYFSELQKLSKEEGALGFGISGSGPSVFALCKGEKVAEKVRDSIQNFYCKKGIDFNLHLSGISNEGVKIL, from the coding sequence ATGAAAGAAATTAAAGTTTTCGCTCCGGCCACGGTGGCTAATCTTTCCTGCGGATTTGATGTTTTGGGCTGCTGTCTTGACAATGTGGGTGACGAGATGATCATTCGCGAGAATGATCTAAATGAGGTGAGAATTACCAAAATTACTGGTCAGGATTTACCTATGGAAGCCGATAAAAATGTGGCTGGAGTAGCGGTTAAATCATTGCTGACAAGATTAGGCTCTGATAAAGGTTTCGATATCGAGATCGATAAAAAGATCCTTCCCGGCAGCGGCATCGGTAGTAGCGCGGCAAGTTCTGCTGGAGCTGTTTATGCGGTGAACTATTTATTGGGTGAACCTTATACTTTAAAAGAATTAATTCCTTTTGCCATGGCCGGGGAAATGCTTGCCAGTGGCAATGCTCATGCCGATAATGTTGCGCCGGCTTTGTTGGGTGGTTTTAGCCTTATCAGAAGTTATGAACCTCTTGAGGTAATCAGCCTTCCGGTGCCGCCAGATTTGAAAATGGTGATTTTGCACCCGCTTATTGAGATCAAAACCCGCGATTCCCGTTCGATCATCAAACAAAATGTTAGCCTGAGGAATGCCATTTCCCAGTGGGGAAATTTGGGTGCTTTTGTCAGCGCTTTATATTCAAATGATTATGAGCTTTTGGGCCGCAGTCTGAAAGATGAGATCGTTGAACCGGTTCGCTCTATTCTTATTCCTTATTTTTCAGAACTTCAGAAATTATCTAAAGAAGAAGGTGCTTTGGGTTTTGGAATTTCAGGTTCCGGACCTTCGGTTTTTGCGCTTTGTAAAGGAGAAAAGGTCGCGGAAAAGGTTCGGGATTCTATTCAAAATTTCTACTGCAAAAAAGGAATAGATTTCAATTTACATCTTTCCGGAATTAGTAATGAAGGAGTGAAAATTCTATAA
- a CDS encoding ABC1 kinase family protein: MSHKPEKIRRYYKFIRFMLKYWNSDIFRKTSAIAMDEGYDDDDDERNEHKFEQSPQELVEDLKDMGPTYIKLGQLLSTRPDLLPDEYLDALANLQDNISPVPFEDVREIVEEELGTKISKAFNFFEEKPIASASIGQVHRAELLSGQPVAVKVQRPGIKDQFLKDLETLDEMTKMAVKHLEKAKTYALDEVFAELRHVLLNELDYKKEAQNLKTLKRNLRDYEHIIVPAPINDYSSTRVLTMEFVSGKKITSLSPLRQIESDFSELVEELVEAYLQQIINDGFAHADPHPGNIKFTAENKIALIDLGMVARFSPHLQDQLIALLLAMSKSNGEKAADVLLKMSEQNEWSDKHKFTKTVTQVIMESKDSRAKDLETGRILIQLNRLAVNTHIKLPVEINILGKILLNLDQIIAMLDPDYDLRMAIHDNVTGIMRKKMLSELKPENFFELILETKNFLEKMPGRMNRISENLANNELKIEIDAIDEKRVTDGFQKVANRITLGLIIAATIIGASMLMQVPSDFTIFGYPGLAMIFFLLAAAGGIMLTYVIIFRDENLDDNKKI; the protein is encoded by the coding sequence ATGAGCCATAAACCAGAAAAAATCAGGCGTTATTACAAATTCATCCGGTTCATGCTAAAGTACTGGAACAGTGATATTTTTCGAAAAACCAGTGCCATTGCCATGGACGAAGGTTACGATGATGACGATGATGAAAGGAATGAACATAAATTCGAGCAATCTCCGCAGGAACTCGTAGAAGATCTAAAAGACATGGGGCCAACTTATATCAAGCTGGGCCAACTACTATCTACCCGTCCCGATCTACTGCCAGACGAATATCTGGATGCACTCGCAAATTTACAGGATAATATTTCGCCGGTTCCTTTTGAAGATGTTAGAGAAATTGTGGAAGAAGAACTGGGAACGAAAATTTCAAAAGCTTTTAATTTTTTTGAAGAAAAACCCATTGCCAGCGCTTCTATTGGCCAGGTACACCGCGCAGAATTACTTTCAGGGCAACCAGTGGCAGTAAAGGTACAGAGGCCGGGAATTAAAGATCAGTTTCTCAAGGACCTGGAAACGCTTGATGAAATGACCAAAATGGCCGTAAAGCACCTGGAAAAAGCCAAAACTTATGCCCTGGACGAGGTTTTTGCCGAATTGAGGCATGTACTTCTTAATGAACTCGACTATAAAAAGGAAGCTCAGAATCTTAAAACTTTAAAAAGAAATCTCCGGGATTATGAGCATATAATCGTACCGGCTCCCATTAACGACTACAGCTCAACGAGGGTCCTCACCATGGAATTTGTTTCCGGTAAGAAGATCACTTCTCTTTCACCTTTGCGCCAGATAGAAAGTGATTTTTCTGAACTGGTCGAAGAGCTTGTGGAAGCCTACCTTCAACAAATTATCAATGACGGATTTGCACATGCCGATCCCCATCCCGGAAACATAAAGTTCACCGCGGAGAATAAGATCGCGCTGATAGACCTGGGAATGGTAGCGAGATTTAGCCCTCATTTACAGGATCAATTAATTGCCCTTCTTCTGGCAATGAGCAAGAGCAATGGAGAAAAGGCTGCCGATGTTCTGCTGAAGATGAGCGAACAGAATGAATGGTCAGATAAACATAAGTTTACCAAGACAGTCACGCAGGTGATCATGGAAAGTAAAGACAGCCGGGCCAAAGATCTTGAAACCGGTAGAATTCTTATTCAGCTTAATCGTCTGGCCGTAAATACGCATATTAAACTTCCTGTAGAAATAAATATTCTTGGGAAGATACTTCTTAATCTTGACCAGATAATAGCCATGCTTGATCCCGATTATGATCTTAGAATGGCGATCCATGACAATGTTACCGGGATCATGCGCAAGAAAATGCTGAGCGAGTTAAAACCTGAAAACTTCTTCGAATTGATCCTTGAGACGAAAAATTTTCTGGAAAAAATGCCGGGGCGAATGAACAGAATTTCAGAAAACCTTGCCAATAATGAGCTGAAGATCGAGATCGATGCCATTGATGAAAAGCGGGTTACCGACGGGTTTCAAAAAGTGGCGAACCGCATTACCCTGGGGCTTATCATTGCCGCGACCATTATTGGGGCTTCAATGCTGATGCAGGTTCCTTCAGATTTTACTATTTTCGGCTATCCGGGCTTAGCGATGATCTTTTTTCTGCTCGCAGCTGCCGGCGGAATAATGCTTACTTATGTAATTATTTTCCGGGATGAAAATCTGGATGATAATAAGAAAATTTAA
- a CDS encoding monovalent cation:proton antiporter family protein produces MEIPMLQDIVVILGLSIFIILGFQKIKLPSILGFLLAGIIAGPYAFNLISSREEVELLSEIGIIFLLFVIGIELSLKGLASIKRIIFLGGGIQVGGTILITFLISYFTGLHWHTAIFLGFLFSLSSTAIVLKLLQEKGEVSAPHGRIGLGILIFQDIIVVPMMLFTPLLAGETPNILSTVAIMAIKIIAVLIIVYLLAQYIVPRVLGWVVKTKNQELFILTVVVLCFGVAWLTSTVGLSLALGAFFAGLIISESDYSHQATANVLPFREIFISFFFISVGSLLNLQFFGEHFFIILMLIIGVVLMKMLIVGLTVLILRYPFRTTLMAAFSLFQVGEFSLLLSSVGRESDIIPENIYQYFLAISIISMGITPFFISNAEKWTYAILKAPISSAVRKRLENIKKNAKAEEEFSEENLHDHLIVIGYGINGQNISKAAKNAKIPYVILDINPDTFRKAKNGKEPIIFGDATNPTILKHAHVQEARVVVIAISDANATKKILTNIRQFTQTATVIVRTRYVREIEEIIKLGADEVIPEEFETSIEIFTRVLKKYLVPFDEIQDFINQVRSSDYEMLTSLKKEPYAPALQHLNIPNKEIVTIKVQRDTRKIVGKSIEEAGIGKNYQVTVLAIHRDRKYLTEISPQTIIQQGDLLYLFGHPNNINDLNSMLTFR; encoded by the coding sequence ATGGAAATCCCAATGTTACAGGATATAGTTGTGATTCTGGGCCTGTCGATCTTTATCATTCTGGGCTTTCAGAAAATCAAGCTGCCTTCGATCCTGGGATTTCTCCTGGCCGGGATTATTGCCGGCCCCTATGCATTCAACCTTATAAGTTCCCGCGAGGAAGTAGAATTACTTTCAGAAATTGGGATCATTTTTCTGTTGTTTGTGATCGGGATAGAACTTTCGCTAAAAGGCCTGGCCTCTATAAAAAGAATTATTTTTCTTGGAGGAGGGATCCAGGTGGGCGGCACCATTCTCATCACTTTTCTTATCTCCTACTTTACAGGATTACACTGGCATACGGCAATTTTCCTCGGATTTCTTTTTAGTTTAAGCAGTACGGCTATCGTGCTTAAGCTTTTACAGGAAAAAGGCGAAGTAAGTGCCCCACATGGACGAATAGGCCTGGGAATTTTAATTTTTCAGGATATTATCGTGGTCCCCATGATGCTTTTCACGCCGTTGCTGGCCGGAGAAACACCAAATATTCTGAGTACCGTTGCCATAATGGCCATCAAGATCATCGCAGTACTGATCATTGTTTACCTACTCGCGCAATATATTGTCCCGAGAGTTTTAGGCTGGGTGGTGAAAACTAAAAACCAGGAACTTTTCATCCTAACCGTAGTAGTTTTGTGCTTCGGGGTTGCCTGGCTAACTTCTACAGTAGGACTTTCTTTAGCTTTAGGAGCTTTTTTCGCCGGACTCATCATTTCAGAATCTGATTACAGTCATCAGGCTACGGCAAATGTCCTTCCGTTCCGGGAGATCTTTATCAGTTTTTTCTTTATTTCGGTAGGTTCACTTCTGAATCTTCAGTTTTTTGGTGAGCATTTTTTTATCATTTTAATGCTGATAATTGGCGTTGTGCTCATGAAAATGCTGATAGTTGGCCTAACGGTTTTAATATTGCGTTACCCCTTCCGAACTACTTTAATGGCAGCTTTCAGCCTTTTCCAGGTGGGTGAATTTTCGCTTTTATTATCCAGTGTGGGTAGGGAAAGTGATATTATTCCTGAAAATATCTATCAGTATTTCCTGGCAATTTCGATCATCAGTATGGGAATTACGCCCTTTTTTATTTCCAATGCGGAAAAATGGACCTATGCGATTTTAAAAGCTCCGATCTCTTCAGCGGTTAGAAAAAGACTCGAAAACATCAAAAAAAATGCAAAAGCTGAAGAGGAATTTTCTGAAGAAAACCTTCACGACCACCTTATCGTTATCGGCTACGGAATTAATGGTCAGAATATCTCAAAAGCAGCGAAAAATGCCAAAATTCCTTATGTGATCCTCGATATAAATCCGGATACCTTCAGAAAAGCAAAAAACGGAAAAGAACCCATCATCTTTGGTGATGCCACCAATCCCACCATTCTTAAACACGCGCATGTGCAGGAGGCCAGGGTGGTGGTTATTGCCATTTCAGATGCCAATGCAACGAAAAAAATTCTCACGAACATCCGCCAGTTTACCCAAACAGCAACCGTGATCGTGCGAACCAGGTATGTAAGGGAAATTGAAGAGATCATCAAACTGGGCGCTGATGAGGTAATTCCGGAAGAATTTGAGACTTCCATAGAGATCTTTACCCGCGTGCTCAAAAAATATCTTGTGCCCTTTGATGAGATACAGGATTTTATCAACCAGGTAAGATCTTCAGATTATGAGATGCTTACTTCTTTAAAAAAAGAACCTTACGCGCCTGCCCTTCAGCATCTTAATATTCCCAATAAAGAGATTGTAACTATAAAAGTGCAAAGGGATACCCGCAAAATCGTAGGAAAAAGTATTGAGGAAGCCGGGATTGGTAAAAATTACCAGGTTACGGTCCTGGCCATACATCGCGACAGGAAATACCTTACCGAAATTTCTCCTCAAACAATAATCCAGCAGGGTGACCTCCTATATTTATTCGGACATCCCAATAATATTAACGATCTCAATAGCATGCTTACTTTTCGATAG
- the thrC gene encoding threonine synthase has product MKYFSLNNNQHKSNFEDAVIRGIAPDKGLYFPERIPTLSKDFIDSLLDLGRHEIAFQVIKEFVGGEIPDEELKKIIFETLDFNFPVVPVEDNISSLELYHGPTLAFKDVGARFMAGCLGYFIKKGNHGKATVLVATSGDTGGAVANGFLGVEGIDVVILYPKGKVSEIQERQLTTLGQNITALEVDGVFDDCQRMVKQAFLDDEIQKKRMLTSANSINLARWLPQMFYYFFAFQQLQPKKKKLVFSVPSGNFGNICAGLLARQMGLPIDHFVASTNVNDTVTEYLKTSEYKAKPSKATISNAMDVGDPSNFVRILQLFENRYENVKNALSSYSFDDEATKKAISEVYQKSGYLMDPHGAVGYLGLKQFLKENIDFEGVFLETAHPVKFLETVEGVINEKVEIPEPIRKLENKQKKSLQISNYEDLKGFLLD; this is encoded by the coding sequence ATGAAGTATTTCAGTTTAAATAACAATCAGCATAAAAGTAATTTTGAAGATGCCGTTATCAGAGGAATTGCCCCTGATAAAGGACTTTATTTTCCGGAAAGGATTCCTACCCTCAGCAAAGATTTTATCGATAGTTTGTTAGATCTTGGGAGACATGAGATCGCTTTTCAGGTTATTAAAGAATTTGTGGGCGGAGAAATTCCGGATGAGGAACTAAAAAAGATCATTTTTGAAACTCTTGATTTTAATTTTCCGGTGGTTCCTGTGGAAGATAATATTTCAAGTCTTGAGTTATATCATGGTCCAACGCTGGCTTTTAAAGATGTTGGCGCGCGATTTATGGCTGGCTGCCTTGGATATTTTATCAAAAAAGGGAATCATGGAAAAGCTACCGTTCTCGTTGCGACCTCTGGTGATACCGGTGGGGCCGTGGCAAATGGTTTTCTGGGGGTTGAAGGCATCGATGTAGTGATCCTATATCCGAAAGGAAAAGTTAGTGAAATTCAGGAAAGACAGCTTACCACCCTGGGCCAGAATATCACGGCTTTAGAAGTAGATGGCGTTTTTGACGATTGCCAGAGAATGGTAAAACAGGCGTTTCTTGATGATGAAATTCAGAAAAAAAGAATGCTTACTTCGGCAAATTCCATCAATCTTGCGCGCTGGCTGCCACAAATGTTCTATTATTTCTTTGCTTTTCAACAACTGCAACCGAAGAAGAAAAAACTTGTTTTTTCGGTTCCCAGCGGCAATTTCGGAAATATTTGTGCAGGCTTACTGGCCAGGCAAATGGGTCTGCCAATCGATCATTTTGTGGCTTCAACGAATGTAAATGATACGGTAACAGAGTATTTGAAAACTTCAGAATATAAGGCAAAGCCCAGTAAAGCAACGATTTCGAACGCGATGGATGTAGGTGATCCCAGCAACTTTGTGCGTATCCTGCAGCTTTTTGAAAACAGGTATGAGAATGTGAAAAATGCACTTTCATCCTACAGTTTTGATGACGAGGCCACGAAAAAGGCAATTTCAGAAGTTTATCAGAAAAGCGGTTATTTAATGGATCCTCACGGTGCCGTGGGTTACCTTGGATTAAAGCAGTTTTTAAAAGAAAATATTGATTTTGAAGGAGTTTTTCTGGAAACCGCTCATCCGGTGAAATTTTTGGAAACTGTGGAAGGAGTGATCAATGAAAAAGTTGAAATTCCGGAGCCGATCAGGAAACTGGAAAATAAACAAAAAAAATCCCTCCAGATCAGCAATTACGAAGACCTGAAAGGATTTCTTTTAGACTAA